A genomic region of Papaver somniferum cultivar HN1 chromosome 7, ASM357369v1, whole genome shotgun sequence contains the following coding sequences:
- the LOC113297313 gene encoding uncharacterized protein LOC113297313, which translates to MENSSYVCTVRRPAACFVEQDNGLASIADSSAEVGFSGNPISPPKTNSFLRKRASFRSLSSFNSTSVRLYEATSPRFEEPHFLESCFFCKKHIGNNRDIFMYRGDTPFCSEECRQEQIEIDEAKEKNWNLSSMNAIRKDQQKSTPNKSRNYEVRTSTVAAA; encoded by the exons ATGGAGAATTCAAGCTATGTATGCACAGTTAGAAGGCCTGCCGCTTGTTTTGTTGAACAAGATAATGGTTTAGCATCAATAGCAGATTCGTCAGCAGAAGTTGGATTTTCTGGAAATCCTATTTCACCGCCAAAAACTAATTCATTTTTGAGAAAAAGAGCAAGTTTCAGATCTCTTTCTTCTTTTAATAGTACTAGTGTTAGATTATATGAAGCTACATCACCTAGATTTGAAGAACCTCATTTTCTTGAATCttgttttttttgtaagaaacatATCGGTAACAACAGAGATATCTTCATGTACAG AGGTGACACACCATTTTGTAGTGAAGAGTGCAGACAAGAACAGATAGAAATAGACGAAGCAAAAGAGAAGAATTGGAATCTTTCTTCGATGAATGCTATTAGGAAAGATCAGCAAAAATCCACCCCTAACAAATCAAGAAATTACGAAGTTAGGACTAGTACTGTTGCTGCTGcttaa